Genomic DNA from Veillonella criceti:
ACCCGTTACAGTTCCAAGCAACCCAAGTAATGGTGCCAACGTAACGATAGTTTCCAAATAACTTAAACGAGAACGAAGACGGCCAGCAATGGCACCAGCAGCCCCTTGTAAGGCTGCATTTTTAGATTTAACAGTTTGGCGACGAATCGCTGCATTTAACATTTCAGCCGCTACACCACCATCTTCAGCACATAACTCTTCTAATCCTTTTTCATTATTAGCAGCCGCTAATACTGGCACTTCCTCACGTAAACGCTCCATATTAGATTTAGCCGCACTATAGGTGCGTACACGTTCCACTAAAATAGCAATCGCAATGATTGAACAAAGCAAGAGTGGATACATTACGAGTCCACCTTGATGAAATAATTCTAATAATTCCATATCAATCTCCTTTTTCTATATAAAACTAATTAAAAGGTATGTTCTACACCAACAACATAATGACGGCCTGGCATAGCAAAGGTTCCAATAGGATACATGTTATAACCTTTATAAGTACCCGGTGCTTCTACTTCATAGGACTGATTCGTTAAATTCAATCCTTGTGCATATATCTTAGTGGAATCATTAATTTTATAATTTACATTAATATTCCAAAGAAGATATGAAGAGTCTGTATAACGAGTTTCAGCACGTCCAGTTACATAGGTAAAGTTATTATTTACTAACCAACGATTTTTTTCATAAGTAACATCTAAACTATATGTATTTGGCTGTCTATTATAAAAAGCCGATAATGAACCAGTTGTATCATTACTATTAACATATAAGTAGCGATAACCTGCCTTTACACGCCATGCAGGATTTACTTGATATGTTGCACTCAAATTTAAACCTCTACGTTTTTCTAACCCAGAATTTGTATAATAGCCTGCTACATAGTCATCAGGAGTTTTTATATAATCATTATCAGGATCATAGCCAGGTATCCATACTAATGCATCTTTTATACGACTAGTAAATACGCTTGCCGACACAGATAGTTTATCTGTTACCTCACTATCTACACCTAACGTAACAGTATATGATTTTTCTTGTTTTAAATCCGGATCACCTTTCCACCATTTAGTATTAGAGTACAGCATCTTCATAGTCGGATTGTTAACGGCTTGCCCCCAGGAAACATATGCA
This window encodes:
- a CDS encoding MotA/TolQ/ExbB proton channel family protein; this encodes MELLELFHQGGLVMYPLLLCSIIAIAILVERVRTYSAAKSNMERLREEVPVLAAANNEKGLEELCAEDGGVAAEMLNAAIRRQTVKSKNAALQGAAGAIAGRLRSRLSYLETIVTLAPLLGLLGTVTGMISSFSVLSVSDGQPFAITGGVGEALIATATGLCVAIVALVIHSYLVHKQDGLITDMEEIGNVYMNAAVGVTAEEGMANAN